ACTAATTGAGCTTGCACAATTAGTGGGAGCTAAAACGCCAGCAGCTTGTGCAGCTTAAGGTTTCTTCTCAAACACTCCTAAATATTCATCTCCTTCTAATTTACCTTTATGTAAGCACTTTTCGTAGTGTAGTTTTTTTACCTCAATGAAATCTTTTTTAAATAATTCTCTAACTGCTTTAGTGTTTATTCCAAATGGTGGACCTCCTAGTTTAATTGGTCTAATAAAAAATAGTCCCACTAATTTTCCATTTGGTTTTAAGAGATGATTGATTAGTTCAATATATTTTTTTCTTCTTTTGGGATCTATAGCACATAAAGTTGTATGTTCAATTACATAATCAAAACAATTTTTCCATTTTTTACTTTTTAAGTTTTTAAAGAAATCAGCTTTATAAAAGTAAGTATTGCTTAATTTTTTTCTTTTTCTTATTTTATTGCAAAATTTAATAGCACTTTCTGAAAAATCAAATCCATACACTTTAAATTTGTGATTTTTTGCAAGGGAAAAAGCATCGTATCCTCTCCCACAACCAAGGACTGCGATTTTTTTTGTTGTTGTAGGGGCAAGTTGCGACTTGCCACTGTGGAAATATTTAACAAATGCTGGTGCAACTTGCCCTATATCCCATGGTATAGTGCCTTTTTTATATCTTTCATCCCAAAATTCTTTCTTGCTTACTTTCATATTCTTTAAATCAACATTTTACGCTACAATATTAGTCCCCTGGAACTAACCAAATCAATACCCGTCAACACTATATATAGTAGATAGATAAAATTTCAGAAAAGGTTAGTTGGGATATTTTACTGGTAAGAGTTAAAAGACTTTAGGCTGGTATTATAAAATCAAGGTTATTGTAATTTCCACAGAAAAAAAATCATAAGAAACCTTGATGTCGTAAGAGTTAGTATCATGAAAGCTGCATGGTTAAATAATCCTATGACATTTGTGAACAAAAAAAACAAACGTAAAGGAAAGATCACAAACAGATGACAAAGACAATTTTTAGAGTAACATATATCTTTACTAGCATAGGTTCAGCTTTTTTGTATGGCGATTATCTAAAGATTTTTAGTTTTTGTGGCAACACTATATATGAGGTTGTAAGTTCATAAATAATTTAAATAATTAAAGAGGTATAAAGCAATGGTAATAATAGCAGCAGGCTCAACACAAAATAAAGGACACCAATCAACTAATCAAATATCTATTCAACTGACAAAGGAAAAAGCCAAAGAGATTTTGGCGACTGACTACGGGCCTAATTTCCCAGAAAATGTCCATGATGTAGTTAGAAAACTATATAGCAGAAGAAATGAAAAAGGTGATGCCATTGAAACCATAAGCCAGACATGGAGACGGGTTGCCCTCTCTGTTGGTATGGCAAGATTAAAG
This region of Candidatus Melainabacteria bacterium genomic DNA includes:
- a CDS encoding methyltransferase domain-containing protein, with amino-acid sequence MKVSKKEFWDERYKKGTIPWDIGQVAPAFVKYFHSGKSQLAPTTTKKIAVLGCGRGYDAFSLAKNHKFKVYGFDFSESAIKFCNKIRKRKKLSNTYFYKADFFKNLKSKKWKNCFDYVIEHTTLCAIDPKRRKKYIELINHLLKPNGKLVGLFFIRPIKLGGPPFGINTKAVRELFKKDFIEVKKLHYEKCLHKGKLEGDEYLGVFEKKP